The Malus domestica chromosome 17, GDT2T_hap1 genome contains the following window.
GTTAGGTTACAAATAGCAAAATATCATTGCCAAATGGTAACAGGACTGCCAAATTATAACAGGTTGACATCGAATGCTTAATTCAAAAGATATCAACAAGAATAACTTCAAGAGCTACGGAGTTATACCCAACTAAGTGTGATTAGTAAAGGAAAGAACTTCTTCTTTAGCAAATCAAGTTACGGGGGTTTATGTGGAACTTAATTTTATGTGTTCTTGATATTCATAGGGCCTTCTAGTGTTCTTAGCTAGAACAGAAAGTCAGTACCTACTATGTGTCTGCAATGAAATATACGAGAGTATGACATGCCAGAAAATAAGATGGGCATCTTATCCTTGACGACGAGTAAAAGTTGTATGCAGTTCTTTTGTTCCCAACTTCAGTATGGTGTGTGTCTGTGGCCTTTCAGCCTCCGTGCCTTCGTGGTTACATTGGCAAACAAAAACTCCTTGGTATCAGGTTCAATGATGAGCATGAACCAAGAGTTCGGCAGGTATGAAGTTTAACTAATATCCCATATAGCTGAGAATGCTTAGAGCaagattcatcttcttcaagtTAAGGGTTTTTAAGGCGTTCCATGACGATGCAAAACAAAATATCGAAGGACCCATAACTTGCGGAGAAATGCAGGACCTAATATAGAGAGTGAGAGGGAATGAAGTGTGCTGCTCTTTTGAGTGAAAAGCAAGCAAAATAAAGTTCAGAAAAATCTCCAATGTTCATATTTCTCCATTGCCAAGCAAGCATATATTCAAAGGAAGCTACAAAAAGTGAGAAAATTTACTTGTACACCTCTCCAAAAATTGACACACTCTTTAGTAATACAAACTAGTGAAGAGGAATCTCCTTTAATTAGTTTCACTTTATGtcctgcctatatatatattccaaGTGTGTTCTTGGGAGATGATTAAATTAAGCAGAAATTTCAGTTTGGtctttttgagtgttttttatTTCAAGATGTATCGCATGCGATTGAGCATCATACCAATTTTCTACATCTCCATTTCAATCACTACTTTCTCCATTCTATGTGGTAAGCAAGCTCTTTTCTTTGTGTCTAGAATCATTAATGTCACCCTACTCGTGAGCGAGAGAAACTTATATGCATATGGAGTGTTATTATGTTAATATTTCAAGACTATCACACAAGCAATGTGTTTTAACTTCTCAATTTGTACTGCGTGGTTGACTTGAGATACTGTCATTATGACAATATGTCAATGTGATAGTATCCTAAGCCTATCATGCAAGCAATGTGTTTTAATTTCCATGTTGCAGCATGTGATTGACTTGAGATACTGTTAGTGCGACGTGTGAATTGTATGCGTACTTCCCTTCCTACAACTTAAGTTACTTGAACAACTTTTACAACTAATTCTGTGGtttgttttagtgcaggtgcaAGAAGTTTTGCGCAATTCTTTAAACCCCAAGACACAAAACTACACAAAAGCAAATCAATCCATGAATTAGAGAAGAACAAGCTGAAAGCAATAAATCACTTGGACTTACATTTTGCGTTGGCTTCCCCAAATATTGAATTCCAACCGTTCGATGCCAGCTCTCCCTTCTCATCACCACCGTTGGATTCACCAGCACCGGGACATCTCCCTCTTCCAGCTCCAAACTCCGTATCCCCACCAATTCCTCCAAACCCACCTCTTGCAAATCCTCCTCCATCTGGGCCCACTTCCTCACCCATCCCAAGCCCACCACAAAATGGGCCTAGCCCACACCCACCAACCACAATCCCAACCCCACCCAAATCAGTCCTGAGCCCACCAGTCCTTCCGCCGCCAATAGGTTTCCCTCCACCGTCCGGACCGCCATCCCCTCCGCAGAAAAAGCCACCGCAGTTTGCCGTGTGGTGCGTGGTGAAGCCGACAGTGCCGGACCCGATAATCCAAGAAGCCCTGGACTATGCGTGTGGGTCCGGGGCAGACTGCAAGTCAATCCGGCCCAATGGGTCCTGCTACCAGCCCGACACATTGTTGTCGCATGCTTCGTATGCCTTCAATAGTTACTGGCAGAACACGAAGATCGCTGGAGGCACTTGTGACTTTGGAGGGACTGCCATGCTTGTCACAGTTGATCCAAGTAAGTCCAAATTTTTCCCATATCAAGATATATTTTTGGCATATTGCATTTGATATTTTCGCAGAACTTTCCTTCAAGGACACGTTGTTTCATTCAAGGACAAGTGGTTAAGTTCTTTAAAATTTCAAACGCTATTTTACTTTAGACTAATCTCAATTGCGACggaaaaattaaataagttTGCCTACGTAGTCCAAATTCCTTACTAAATCCGGtgttctttgttttcaaaaagTTAATGCAAATCCCAAGAAACATATAATAATTCAATAAGCTGTGTAAGCTTTTTCTTTACTCGATGACTGGAAAATTGGATGCAAAAAACGCATGTTACAGACGTCGATACAGGATGAGGAACCATGACAAaaattaagtgttttttttttcctctctttttccTCAAACGATAAACTAAATGTTTGGTAGAATATGATCCTGTCTTGGTTAATATATTAGGATTTAAATAGTAACATCCAGAAACAAAGAGATAATATTGAATGAAAATCAACATCTCTTTCctgtaagagcaactccacccatgtgggttgctcgggggacagtgGAGAAGAAGGGGCCGGAGGCCCGGTGGAGAGAGGTCCAGCCGTGTGGAGGCCGAGCGACGGTGGGAGCCCGAGCGAAgggggggtggggagtcgacgggcctgtggcccgaggactttgcaattttttatttttttttgtgtcagagagagagagagaggggttttttattatttaaacaaacaaaaattattttaattgcttATAGCCAGGGAGGAGGGTTtcaagggtggagatgtaaatgacaattactgtttattaatggtagttactattcatttaaggcagttactgttcaatagggtgaattgaatagtggattgccagggggagggctccatgggtggagttgctctaagggaGCAGGGTTGTTGGAAAAGGTAATCAAGGAAAAGCCATGCAgaactttgcattttgattTGGACCCACAATCGATTTCAATTTGATTGAGTGTACCCCTAATGGGGAATGATTAATTCTTCAAAGTTTTGCTAGCTAGCTAGCATAACCTGCACGTTTATGGGTGACTGTGATGAATCGCAGTTTATTCTAATTAATAGTTAGGCAGTTGTTAAATGATTGATGAATCGAGATTTATACTTCTTAATGGCTGGGTGATTGTCAAATTATTGATGAATCAAGGTTTATATATGCTCCTCAATGGTTGGGCGATTGTCAAATTATTGATAAATCGAGGTTTATACTCCTCAATGGCTGAGTGATTGTCAAATTATTGATGGGTCAAGATTTATGCTCCTTATCGACACTTGACAGTCACGCAACAAATGTTACTAGGAATTCTCCAAAAACATATCTTACATCGTATTCGTTGGTGTCATTGCTCATCATGTGCATCTTTTGACCTTTACAAAAGATCATGTCTCTAGCTAAATTCCTATGACTCTTACATCTATGAAATATATGCTTATAGAGTTTAACGAGTAGTTGCAGGTGGCCTTCTACCACAGTGGTGGAGATGAATGACGTCAGTCAATGGCAAATCTAATTTCTAACTTAACAACAATATCGCTcaacttccaaaaaaaaaatgtttaacaagtagttaattaataatatttatctTTCTTACTTTAATTGTGGTGAGCAATATTTTTAGTATAATTACTTTATATTTTCTTATAGGGTGACCCTACACTAAATTTGCTTTATTTTATCTCTTTTACTTTAAATTGGTGTTGCTTTGATGAGTGACACAAGATGCTAACACATCCTCTGCATGATTGTGACATGGCAGGTTATGATGAATGCAATTTCTTCTTCAACGGATGATCttgaaacacacacacacatatatatatatatatatatatatatatgactctATTAGCTATTACGagattaagaaagaaaaaatgctAGGAAGATCAATTTTGTTAGACTATTTTTTGTTGATGCATAGTGTGGCAATTAATGGTTAGACTCatgttttaaaataatttaaagaaaGAGTCTAACCATTAATCACCACATCATGTCAATTACAAatgataatttaaaatttttggtttctctagcatcaaattctgttaacttaaaaatttatttatttttcagaaGAGAGCTACACACTATGTATACATCACATTTTATTTAGGAGGAGTTCCATATTTGTGAGTGAAAATGGAACTTTGGCTAGAAGTAGTGGCACTTGAAAGTGAAGTTGTATTGATCATTTTGTCTTCCAGTGTCCACTTTATGTACATGGAATATACATGTTGGCTAGCTGTTGCAGATTCCCTTTGAGATTTCCAGATTGTCCAAAAACTGCATACACACATAGTTCTTTGATTTAGCAGGATTAAAAAGAATGGTGCTTTTatttcaccaataagaaataactCATCATGAGTATGATCTCATCATTGATATTATGAGTTATTTCTTTGATTTAGCACGAATGAATTGATAAAGATCAAAAGTCAAAATTGATAAGGATGTATGAAAAGCAAAACTAGGTGCTAATAATACTAtccttaatgtaaataatattgttggtgaaaaaaaacaaaaaaaacactaTCCTTAGTCAATTCTTTGGCGAACATAACTTTTCACATTACAAAATAATACAAACCCTAATGACTTTTCAAAGGTCGTTCGATGATCTTTTTGTGACGGTAAGTGAAGCATTACTCTTATCCTTAACtcgaaaaaataaatttaacctattatatatgtacatgatggttatatatatatacgcgcCATGCATGGACCAACGTCGTCTTACCCGGGCTTACACCACATGTACTTTCTGAAATGCAATTTCATGTGGCTAGGGTTAGCACCTATgtaaattaaaagaaagaataaattacattttactacTTCAATTTTAGGTTGCATAACAAACTCATACAtcatattttaaacattgcaatgcCATACATTAAATTACAAATTCGTTGTCATATCAAACTTCCGTTAAAAAAATCTATTAAGTTAGCCGTTTATCCATACAACCACTCAACGATTAACGTAACAGATTTTTTAACAGCGGTCCGACATTTAACGAATTCGTAAGTTAATTGATGTAAACATTGGAATGATCAGAAGATGAGATATAAGTTTGTTATGTGACCCAAAATAAgatggtaaaatgtaatttaccctaaaagaAAGTTCCtgcatccaaatttcaaaaaactgaatttaatttcaaaaatatacAGTAAGGTGTATGGCCGACACCCAAATGCGAATGCGATTGCTTCTGTCTATTCATAGGATAGGAATGGCTAAAGTTAAACTAAGAAAGAGGTAAACACTAGTTGACTAGTCCTATCCAAGGAAGGAAATGAACACCCCcatccccaaaaaaaaatcatatcctTTTTAAGTTGAAAAAGTCTAGGGCCTATTTTGTTTGTGAAAGAATCACATGTGGTGGTTTTGGCATCATGAACCCAAATCACGGGTCGATCGACTAGCAAACTTCATGTTCAAACTTTGCctatatcaaaatccttccgaGTTTTCTTGATTTCTTACCTTTATCCTTAACCACATATATGATTGGAATAGAAATTTGCAAGTTTCCAAATATATTAGATTGAAATGAATTTAGGCACACAAACATGAACAAATGGATTTAGTATTGATTCATTCAACTTCAAGTAAGCATTCTGCAAATCCCTCTCAATTCACTGTATCTATCATTTCAAATCCATTCATCTAATCTTTTACAATGCATTTCTAACTaatttaacttaaatttaatggTACATACAAATTTGTCTTCCAAAAGCATCACAATGCTCTTGTGCCGGATTACTTATATATCTATTAAGCATACTTACTGCATAAGCTAAGTCAGGCCTGGTCGAATTCATCGAATACATTAGACCTCCAATTACTTGAGAATATTCAAGTTGAGATATGAcattacttttatttttctccAACTTGAATCCAGCATCAAAAGTAGTTGCAGCAGGTTTGCAGTCAAATTAACCAAACCTTCGTAATATTTTTTCCGCATAATAGGACTGTGTAAGGACATACCCTTCACTATTTCTCTTAATGTGAAGTTGTATTGATCATATTGTCTTCCAGTGTCCATTTTATGTACATGGAATATACTTGTTGGCTAGCCGTTGCATATTCCCTTTGAGATTTCTAGATTGTCCAAAAACTGCATACACACATATTTCTATGATTTAGCAGGATTAAAAAGAAGGGTGCTTTTATTTCACCAATAAGTAATAACTCATAATGAGGATGACCTCATATAACATTCTAGAGTCTGTTTGATAatcattctttttttattttttattctataTGTTAAAGATAGAACATGAGAAAATGTGGGCATAGAAGAGTGGAGAAGTGATGTTGGGAAAGATGTAGAGAAGATGTGTAAAGAAAGGTGTACAAAACGAAatctaaaaactaaaatttaaaattatatactttgaattgttttcACTTTCgagattttgttttcattccttcttctttgttttgtcCCGTCGCTCCCTCGATCTTTCTTCATCCCTAATCTCCTCAATATATTTTGCCCATATctcaaacaaaatataaaaactaatagTAAATACCCAATGAAACTTGTTTCGTAACAAGCTAGCattactactttttttttttcctctcaagAGTCGAGATAGAATATCTAGCTAGATCAATGTTTTTGTCGACAAAGATACCTTGCACCAAAAGTAGGCCAGCTGCTTTACCATTTTTAGACATACTTCAAATGGCGTCTAGTGACCGAGAGGTTGGACTTTCACCATTAAACGCCAATACACAGACTTGTTTGCAATAGGAAGATGATGACAATACATGCATGTGTTCATTATTTCCTCCATATTTATACAAAGGTAGTGCTATCCAAACACCTATTTTTACTGTTCACACACAATCTTAATTTTTGATAGTCGGAACGAATGAATTGATAAAGATCAAACACCAAAATTGATAAGGGTGTGTAGAAAGCAAAACTAGATGCTAAGAATACTATCCTTAATGTAAATattatcgtttattaaaaacaaaaaacaaaaaaacactaTCCTTAGGCAATTCTTTGGCGAACATGACTTTTCACATTACAAAATAATACAAACCCTAATGACTTTTCAGATGTCATTCAATGATCTTTTTGTGACAACGGGTGAAGCATTACTCTTATCCTTaacttgaaaaaataaattcaacctattatatatgtacatgatggttatatatatacatgccaTGCATGGACCAACGTCGGCTCACCCGGCTTACACCACCTGTACTTTCTGAAATGCAATTTCACGCAGCTAGGGTTAGCACCTATgtaaattaaaagaaagaatGAATTACATTTTACTACCTCAATTTTATGTCGCATAACAAACTCATACAtcatattttaaacattgcaacGTCATACATTAAATTACGAattcatatcaaacttccataaaaaaaatatgtcaaGTTAGCCGTTTATCCACATAATCACTTAACGGTTAacttaacagattttttaaCAGTGGTCAAACATTTAACGAATTCGTAAGTTAATTGATGTAAACATTGTAAGGATTAGAAGATGAGATATAAGTTTGTTATGTGACCcaaataaagtgataaaatataatttactcTAAAAGAAAGTTCCtacattcaaatttcaaaaaaaacaaaatttaatttcaaaaatatataataatgtgTATGGCCGACACCCAAATGCGAATGCGATTGCTTCTCATTCATAGGATAGGAATGGCTAAACTTAAACTGAGAAAGAGGTAACACTAGTTGACTAGTACTATCCAAGGAAGGAAACGAACACCCCATCCCCAAAAAAACACCTTGTCCTTTTTAAGTTGAAAACCTATTTTTGTCCCCAtgcccatcttttgataattaattatatgagaattgttattaacatttcaaaaatcttatgttacactccaaactttctatattaggaaaaattaattatatgagaattgttattaacacttcaaaaatcttatgttacactccaaactttctatattaggaaagaaaaatacacgtatgagaagtgtagaatgaaatttttggagtgccaataacactttccaattatatattaattatcaattagtACACCACAAAGTTCAACTCCAAGATTTGAGTTTATTCTCTATGGTTTATTACTTCAATTGCTTTCTATAAGGGATAAAACCTTATAAAGTAAGGGAACTTTTTAATAatgaccaatgtgggacaatgaaatttctactcaaaattttcaacatcTCTCTCTATCAAGCACACACACTAACACTTAGGTCTGTCTCAGTACCCATAAAGCCTCTATAAAGCCATTTGCTTGGTATTGGGTTTCAACATCCAGTTTTGTACTCAACTCTCTGGAGAGTTGTGGAGTTGTAGTATTGACATGGAGATCAATTATGCTCTGGCTTTGCTCTTAGTCCTCATTCTCAACTTGGGTAGTTTGCTCACTTCTCTTGCTAACTCCTATTGCCCACCACCGCATGTCAAACCACCTCATGCAAAGCCTCCTCCTCATGTACCCACGAAACCACCTCATGTTAAACCACCCATTGTAAAGCCACCTCCCTATCCGAAACCTCCTGTTCCCAAACCACCTCCCCATCCCAAACCTCCTGTTGTGAAACCACCACCTGTTGTAGTGCCAAGCCCACCACCAACACCAACACCAACCCCAGTTGTCCCAGTGAAGCCTCCTCCACCCACCGAAACACCATGCCCTCCTCCACCACCAAAGTTagtaccaccaccaccatctccaCCAAAGGACACGTGTCCCATCGACACCCTAAAATTGGGAGCTTGTGTAGATGTGTTGGGTGGTCTTATCCACATTGGAATTGGAAGCAGTGCCAAAGATACATGTTGTCCGGTGCTTCAGGGACTGGTGGACTTGGACGCTGCTATTTGCCTTTGCACCACCATCAAGGCTAAGCTTCTCAATGTCAACCTCATCATCCCCATTGCTCTTCAGGTGCTCATTGCTTGTGGGAAGACTCCTCCCTCTGGATTCCAGTGTCCTGCATAGATGATCATCATATCTTATTCCTAAATCACACTTAGTAGTTGTTAATCATGTCATCATTAGTGATATGTGGCGCCGGCTAGCTGATAATAAAGCATGTCAAAGCTTGGAAGTAAAAACTACATGAGGATAAATCTGTTAttcgtttttgttttgttttgtttacttgAAGAGTGTATCAGATCGATAGACTGGTAATTTAGTCATGTTATTTTCTTGAACCTTGGAAGTATATATAATAACCTGAGTTTAAAGAAGACCTTCATTTTTCACCGTTCGTCAATCTCCTGTAGAGGACTTACATGGAACACCACCACCGTGCCCGTGACATCATGGTCTAATAATACAACTTCATTTGTAATTAAAGAAACTCACATATGACATTATATTATTGAACTGAgacactagtgtaaatattttaaattgatgatagGATTCTTCACTATATTCTTATAGAGTCGAGTAGTAGTTttataaaatcatcaaaattagagctcaaataaccattaaattatgattttttcgTTTCTAACCGTCGAAGAATTTCGTCCTGTTACCTAATATAGTAATACTGGTGATTTTTGGTGTGTGCAATCTTAGagtatatacaaataagtttgacagcttgattgttgaaattaattttgcaGACATCGAAAATCATCTAAGGAACTAAATACGCCAATCATGTCTGTTACCTCTGCCTTATGAAATatatgttggaaaatattagtatttaggtttattttagtatttgggttttgcttgttagtttaggatttgAGCTTAGCCCATCCGAGTTAGGGTTTCGTAggtttagttctctataaatagagcttgtaatttagtttgacaaTAAGTTagccacaatgtagtctcttagggttttgtagccgcttcggcattctcagtttgtttaataatattcttattatttgttagtcttgtttgtTGCGcactgatattcaacttggtatcaaagTAGGTTTGATTCTTCGGGATCTAATCTGCTTCTGTTTGTTCGTATCAGTTTTATTTCTTTCCAGTTTCCATCCGTAAATTTTTTACGTTTTCTGGTTTGGTTTTTCAGTTTGTCCTTGGTAGTCttcaagaaaggaaaaaaaaattctgtttttgaaaaaaaagaatttggtgaatttgtcTCACACCCAAATTTGAAAATGCTCCATCGCACTAAGATTTTTGCATTCCCCAGCCCCACCTTGCATCTGGATCCGTCCACAACCGTACACCTgcgaaaaaaaagaaacaagaaaaaagaaaggctAATGTTGCTGGTTGGTTCAcacagaagaaaaataaggaaggaagaaggaagaaaaaaaaagcgggggggaaaaggaaggaaaaaaaattggttgTTTTGAGGTTTTGTTGCCCTCGTATTCTTGCATTGGGTATGGTATTGGAATTTGGCATTGGGCATGGTATTGGAATTTGGCATTGGTATTGGTATTGGCATTGGCATTGGTACTGGTATCGGCATTGACATCTGCATTGGCATTGGCATTGGCATTGGcattggcatcggcatcggcatcggcatcggtaTTGGCATCGGCATCAGCATCGGCATTGGTATTGGTATtagcatcggcatcggcatcggcatcggcatcggaatttggaggcttgcatccacatctgcttgttggcaaactcatgtcgtgtaccaccatgagtttgacgggaggtgttggaaaatattagtatttaggtttattatagtatttgggttttgcttgttagtttaggatttgggCTTAGCTCATCCGAGTTAGGGTTTCGTAggtttagttctctataaatagagcttgtaatttagtttgacaaTAAGTTagccacaatgtagtctcttagggttttgtagccgcttcggcattctcagtttgtttaataatattcttattaattGTTAGTCTTGTTTGTTGCGCACTGATATTCAACTATATAAACCCTAATTACAACATATACCTTTGAGTGACGAAAGCTGGAAGGTTCGTCGTGTAAAGGTTGCCATTTTATGTGCCAAACTTTTATCTTGGTGCGAAAACTTTAACCCACGACGTAAGCTTTGCTCGTCGAACTCTGTTCGCCGGGCAAAAGCATCTGCAAAAACAAAAACGTTTGACCGTTTTGCTCGACAAACGTTTATTTTGTCAGGTAAAGACTATTTGGCCGACAAAATACCGTTCGTCTAGCAAAACTTTGTCAGAAAAATGATAATTTCTGGTTATGTATGATAAAACTTTGTCGGACAAATGATAATTTTTGGTAgtgtatcatatatatatatatatatatatatatatatatatatatatatatatatatatatatatatatatatatatatatagaggttTCTCTCCCTTGTGTGTGTATGTCTGTATCTGTTGATATAGCGTGTTTGCAGGTTCACGTGAATGTGTAGACTGTAGTGCATTGAATTATTTTAATTGCATTCGTTTGTAAGATATCAGTAGGAATAAAATATCAACGTCAaggcttaaaaaaaaatatcaacgtCAGGTACCACATGTAAGATACATGCAACACGTACAACTTTCTTATGGATTTTGGAAGTTTGTCTATATTTATACCAAGGCTTCCAAAAATACGAGCCTTCTCCTCTCCTGCATCCAAGTCCTGCTgaacaaggaagaaaatatcggtaatatcggaaatatcggtagtccgaaaacatggaaatatcgatggaaatatcgggataatatcgatatcgataaaaattacatggaaaccatggaaattgtaagaaaaacttgaaaatttttattaaaactttgcaggatgtttatttagtcaattatctattagtttatcacaaaaaattggaaggaaatgcattgcatgatggatttaactgatttaagt
Protein-coding sequences here:
- the LOC103432175 gene encoding uncharacterized protein; this translates as MIKLSRNFSLVFLSVFYFKMYRMRLSIIPIFYISISITTFSILCGARSFAQFFKPQDTKLHKSKSIHELEKNKLKAINHLDLHFALASPNIEFQPFDASSPFSSPPLDSPAPGHLPLPAPNSVSPPIPPNPPLANPPPSGPTSSPIPSPPQNGPSPHPPTTIPTPPKSVLSPPVLPPPIGFPPPSGPPSPPQKKPPQFAVWCVVKPTVPDPIIQEALDYACGSGADCKSIRPNGSCYQPDTLLSHASYAFNSYWQNTKIAGGTCDFGGTAMLVTVDPSYDECNFFFNG
- the LOC103405124 gene encoding 36.4 kDa proline-rich protein, which produces MEINYALALLLVLILNLGSLLTSLANSYCPPPHVKPPHAKPPPHVPTKPPHVKPPIVKPPPYPKPPVPKPPPHPKPPVVKPPPVVVPSPPPTPTPTPVVPVKPPPPTETPCPPPPPKLVPPPPSPPKDTCPIDTLKLGACVDVLGGLIHIGIGSSAKDTCCPVLQGLVDLDAAICLCTTIKAKLLNVNLIIPIALQVLIACGKTPPSGFQCPA